From Neobacillus sp. PS2-9, the proteins below share one genomic window:
- a CDS encoding AAA domain-containing protein encodes MTNTISYIREWQQALQNEIIYLKKYGSNKFLVTNGRLLSTEASYTYYFDTSGPLQIPVGSTIRIEWGDMKQNGRVLSSEGRGVMIDLEKSFGDLIPEAYLFHDPWELLEQLIERLDDIKKNKQKRLRVKKLMDPSMPAKHPVEKIKSNVHELVLRSKYNPITFVWGPPGTGKTFTLARVAANKYFQDKRVLVLSHSNQAVDVLISEVTSFLKKKSRFREGEVLRYGVNTGGLLSNHEAITTSQLLQLHSPMLAEEKEMLTEERRQLKQDLARSFSKRDTNHLLELETKMARVLEKIRQKEIEFIKDAYVVGATLAKAAADSAIFEKEFDVVILDEASMAYVPQAAFAASLGKRVIICGDFKQLPPIASSRDHLVSTWLKEDIFHRSGVVEWVNNGRLHPHLFLLKEQRRMHPDISAFTNKYIYHSLVGDHESVRSSRNSIVEKAPFQGRASVLIDTSYTGGHCIQERTSHSRMNPWQVLLSFQLIHESYQAGLKSIGYVTPYRAQAQLMNLLLEDIYEQEQVSADITAATVHRFQGSERDVMIFDTVDSEPQTRAGMLLTGKDSERLINVAITRTKGKFIHVSNRSFIRNHVYSGKTLRQLVEHQELRQQLVGTVDIGKWLRNQHPRLQWMHGRKLDRIFKDIEMARSSIVISLPSQTALTEEWRKRLRNRAQQVNLTIISDDEWPELLVNERVDEALSFPFIVIDQRFLWLGLPLEGLKGVRPPYIAVRLDSEKVSEYLLGQFMKRE; translated from the coding sequence ATGACAAATACAATATCATACATAAGAGAATGGCAGCAGGCACTGCAAAATGAAATAATTTATTTGAAAAAATACGGTAGTAATAAATTTCTTGTCACAAATGGGAGACTGCTGTCCACAGAAGCTTCCTATACGTATTACTTTGATACATCAGGACCTTTACAAATTCCTGTGGGTTCTACCATTAGGATTGAATGGGGAGACATGAAACAAAATGGACGTGTGCTTTCTTCTGAGGGAAGAGGGGTGATGATTGACTTAGAGAAGTCATTTGGCGATTTAATCCCGGAAGCCTATCTATTTCATGACCCGTGGGAGCTGCTTGAACAGCTCATCGAGCGGCTTGATGATATCAAAAAAAATAAACAAAAGCGTCTGCGTGTCAAAAAATTGATGGATCCATCTATGCCCGCGAAACATCCGGTCGAAAAGATAAAAAGCAATGTACACGAGTTAGTACTAAGATCAAAATATAATCCTATAACCTTTGTTTGGGGTCCCCCGGGAACGGGAAAAACCTTTACCCTAGCACGTGTGGCGGCTAATAAATACTTTCAGGATAAACGGGTGCTAGTTTTATCTCATAGTAACCAAGCAGTTGACGTGCTAATTAGTGAAGTTACCTCCTTTTTAAAAAAGAAAAGTCGCTTTCGTGAAGGGGAGGTACTCCGATATGGGGTAAATACAGGTGGACTTCTTTCCAACCATGAAGCCATCACTACGAGTCAACTTCTTCAGCTACACAGTCCTATGCTTGCCGAAGAGAAGGAAATGCTGACAGAGGAAAGAAGGCAGCTAAAGCAGGACTTGGCCCGTTCCTTTAGTAAGCGAGATACAAATCACCTTTTAGAGTTAGAGACAAAAATGGCACGAGTGCTCGAAAAAATCCGACAAAAAGAAATTGAATTCATAAAAGACGCATATGTAGTTGGGGCAACCCTTGCAAAAGCTGCAGCTGATTCCGCTATTTTTGAGAAAGAGTTTGACGTGGTCATCCTAGATGAAGCCAGTATGGCCTATGTACCTCAGGCTGCCTTTGCTGCTTCACTCGGGAAACGTGTGATTATTTGCGGTGATTTTAAGCAATTGCCCCCGATTGCTTCTTCACGGGATCACTTAGTAAGCACGTGGCTAAAGGAGGACATTTTTCATCGATCTGGTGTTGTTGAATGGGTGAATAATGGCAGGCTCCACCCCCATCTTTTTTTATTAAAAGAGCAAAGGAGAATGCATCCAGATATATCAGCCTTCACTAACAAGTATATATATCATTCACTAGTTGGTGACCATGAGAGTGTCCGCTCCAGCAGGAATAGTATTGTTGAAAAAGCCCCTTTTCAAGGCAGAGCCTCTGTTCTTATTGATACAAGTTATACTGGTGGGCATTGTATACAAGAGCGAACCTCTCATTCTCGAATGAATCCATGGCAAGTATTATTGTCGTTTCAATTAATTCATGAATCCTACCAGGCTGGTTTAAAGTCGATTGGTTATGTTACTCCATACCGTGCTCAAGCTCAGCTGATGAATCTGCTATTAGAAGATATTTATGAACAAGAACAAGTTTCAGCCGATATTACTGCAGCAACTGTCCATCGCTTTCAAGGCAGTGAACGTGATGTGATGATTTTTGACACCGTCGATAGCGAGCCTCAAACCCGTGCAGGCATGCTTCTTACTGGCAAAGATAGTGAACGATTAATCAATGTAGCAATCACAAGAACGAAGGGTAAGTTTATTCATGTTAGTAATCGGTCATTTATTCGTAATCATGTGTATTCTGGGAAAACACTGAGACAGTTGGTGGAACACCAAGAACTTCGCCAACAATTGGTTGGCACAGTGGATATCGGTAAGTGGCTTCGGAATCAGCACCCACGATTGCAATGGATGCACGGACGTAAGCTTGATAGGATATTTAAAGATATCGAAATGGCTAGGTCGTCAATTGTGATTTCTTTACCATCCCAAACGGCTCTAACGGAAGAATGGAGGAAGCGGTTAAGAAATCGAGCACAACAGGTAAACTTAACGATAATTTCGGATGATGAATGGCCGGAGCTTTTGGTAAATGAAAGAGTAGACGAGGCTTTGTCGTTTCCATTTATCGTCATCGATCAACGGTTTCTTTGGTTGGGGTTGCCTTTAGAAGGGCTGAAAGGTGTTAGACCGCCATACATTGCGGTAAGACTTGATTCCGAAAAGGTATCTGAATATCTTTTAGGGCAGTTTATGAAAAGAGAGTAG
- a CDS encoding helix-turn-helix transcriptional regulator, with amino-acid sequence MNNIGHQLKKIRVNREIEIERLASLSGLDADLITAIEDGELDVQISTLAKISEALNCSFSIGDVSI; translated from the coding sequence ATGAACAATATTGGACATCAACTAAAGAAAATAAGAGTAAATCGCGAAATTGAAATAGAAAGACTTGCCTCTTTATCTGGTTTAGATGCCGATCTGATTACGGCAATAGAGGATGGCGAGCTTGATGTACAAATATCAACCTTAGCGAAAATTTCAGAAGCATTAAACTGCTCGTTCTCCATTGGAGATGTTTCAATCTAA
- the deoC gene encoding deoxyribose-phosphate aldolase, translated as MIDHTLLKPEASKEQVVKLCEEAKEHKFATVCVNPYWVSTAAKELKGSSVGITTVVGFPLGATSTFVKIAETRDAIANGATEIDMVINIGALKSGDFETVKKDIEGVVLAAKGHAPVKVIIETGLLEIEEKKKACILAKMAGADFVKTSTGFGPGCATAEDIKLMREAVGPDLGVKASACVRDLDTARKLIQAGATRIGASSSIAIITGGQGTGY; from the coding sequence ATGATTGACCACACACTATTAAAGCCTGAAGCATCTAAAGAGCAAGTTGTGAAGCTTTGTGAAGAAGCGAAAGAACATAAATTTGCCACAGTATGTGTAAATCCATACTGGGTTTCCACTGCTGCAAAAGAACTTAAAGGCTCTAGTGTAGGTATTACAACAGTAGTTGGCTTTCCATTAGGTGCAACAAGCACATTTGTCAAAATCGCTGAAACTCGTGATGCGATTGCTAACGGAGCAACAGAGATTGATATGGTCATCAACATTGGTGCACTTAAATCAGGTGATTTCGAAACAGTGAAAAAAGACATCGAAGGTGTTGTGTTAGCTGCGAAAGGTCATGCTCCTGTAAAAGTAATCATTGAAACAGGGCTTCTTGAAATTGAAGAAAAGAAAAAGGCTTGTATTTTAGCAAAAATGGCTGGCGCGGATTTCGTTAAAACCTCAACTGGTTTTGGCCCTGGTTGTGCTACAGCGGAAGACATTAAGTTAATGCGTGAAGCTGTAGGTCCAGACTTGGGAGTAAAAGCATCTGCTTGTGTTAGAGATTTAGATACAGCTAGAAAATTAATTCAAGCTGGTGCAACGAGAATTGGTGCTAGCTCAAGTATTGCCATCATTACTGGCGGTCAGGGAACTGGATATTAA
- the pduL gene encoding phosphate propanoyltransferase, translated as MDKEKIRVLVEEIVKATLKQPKQIPIAASNRHIHLSPEHVDRLFGKGHQLNKLKDLSQPNQFAAKETVTLIGPKGKIQNVRVLGPARGSTQVEVSLFDGFTLGVKPPIRNSGDIKGSGAITIQGPRGQVTINEGLICAARHIHMHTSDGESFGVSDGDRVQVRVEGERGVIFSNVLIRVSPKYKLEMHIDIDEANAANIKNGQLGEIVAIESRVQVSGG; from the coding sequence ATGGATAAAGAAAAAATTAGAGTACTAGTTGAAGAGATTGTCAAAGCCACTTTAAAACAACCAAAGCAAATACCTATAGCAGCTTCGAACCGGCATATTCACTTATCGCCCGAACATGTGGACAGATTATTTGGAAAAGGTCATCAATTAAACAAGCTGAAGGATTTGTCACAACCCAATCAATTTGCAGCAAAGGAAACAGTCACATTGATTGGTCCTAAGGGTAAGATCCAAAATGTCCGGGTTCTTGGTCCTGCTCGGGGAAGTACACAAGTGGAAGTATCCTTATTTGACGGCTTTACATTAGGTGTAAAACCTCCTATTCGTAACTCCGGCGATATTAAAGGATCAGGGGCTATTACTATCCAAGGACCACGAGGACAAGTCACGATTAATGAGGGTTTGATTTGTGCAGCTCGCCATATTCATATGCATACAAGTGATGGTGAAAGTTTTGGTGTTTCTGACGGAGATCGTGTTCAAGTAAGAGTCGAGGGTGAACGCGGAGTTATTTTTTCAAATGTACTTATTCGTGTTTCACCAAAATATAAACTTGAAATGCATATCGATATTGATGAAGCAAATGCAGCAAACATCAAAAATGGACAGCTTGGTGAAATTGTAGCCATTGAAAGTCGAGTGCAAGTGAGCGGGGGTTGA
- a CDS encoding EutN/CcmL family microcompartment protein has translation MIICKVIGSIVSTTKAEKLTGKKLLIVQPLDMKSIEEDGKPLVAIDTVGSGVGEVVLLVSGSSARQTEITNGVPVDAAIVGIVDQIEIQGSLTFNKGGN, from the coding sequence ATGATTATTTGTAAGGTAATTGGTTCCATTGTATCCACCACTAAAGCAGAGAAGTTGACTGGGAAGAAACTTCTTATTGTACAGCCATTAGATATGAAGAGTATCGAGGAAGACGGAAAACCACTCGTTGCTATTGATACTGTAGGATCTGGCGTCGGAGAAGTTGTATTACTAGTCAGTGGAAGCTCAGCAAGACAAACAGAAATTACAAACGGTGTCCCCGTTGATGCGGCAATTGTAGGGATTGTCGATCAAATTGAAATACAAGGGTCATTAACCTTTAATAAAGGAGGTAATTAA
- the tpiA gene encoding triose-phosphate isomerase: MMEQSIESYIKNLVRDVIGQSLGELQLQNDRQTYVIANWKMNKNLAETAEFFQKINSSNEVSVVVCPPTQLLYPAHLFINQSKKSIGLGGQNVHWADKGAYTGETSISMLKDVGCDYCIIGHSERRQYAGEDNQLINLKVKQAIQAGITPIICIGETLEEKNSMQTEQVLSTQLFGALKEIASSNFILAYEPVWAIGTGQSATAELAQQTHAYIRSILTNMMGQKAESISILYGGSANESNAAEYSAMPDIDGVLVGGASLQAHSFDAIINVFAKGEQNQ, from the coding sequence ATGATGGAACAATCCATTGAAAGCTATATCAAAAATTTGGTAAGAGATGTCATTGGTCAGTCTCTAGGTGAACTTCAGCTTCAAAACGATCGGCAAACCTATGTCATTGCCAATTGGAAAATGAATAAAAATCTAGCTGAGACTGCGGAATTCTTCCAAAAAATAAATAGTAGTAATGAAGTTTCAGTAGTTGTTTGTCCTCCGACACAGCTCCTGTATCCAGCCCATCTGTTTATCAACCAATCAAAGAAGTCCATTGGGTTGGGTGGGCAAAACGTACATTGGGCAGATAAAGGTGCCTATACAGGGGAAACATCCATCAGTATGTTAAAGGATGTGGGCTGTGATTATTGTATCATCGGGCACTCCGAAAGAAGACAATATGCAGGTGAAGATAATCAACTAATTAATCTAAAGGTTAAGCAGGCGATTCAGGCTGGTATTACCCCCATTATCTGTATTGGCGAAACACTAGAAGAAAAAAATTCAATGCAAACAGAACAAGTTTTATCAACCCAGCTATTCGGTGCATTGAAAGAAATTGCTTCAAGCAATTTTATTCTAGCGTATGAACCGGTTTGGGCAATTGGAACAGGTCAATCAGCTACAGCTGAACTTGCCCAGCAAACCCATGCTTACATTCGATCAATTTTAACAAATATGATGGGACAAAAAGCAGAAAGCATCTCGATTCTTTACGGTGGATCTGCAAATGAAAGCAATGCAGCCGAGTACAGTGCAATGCCAGATATCGATGGCGTACTTGTAGGAGGAGCTAGCTTACAAGCACATTCATTTGATGCAATTATCAATGTATTTGCCAAAGGAGAACAAAATCAATGA
- a CDS encoding BMC domain-containing protein → MSQEALGMIETKGLVGAIEAADAMVKAANVTLVGRELVGAGLVTVMVRGDVGAVKAATEAGAEAAQRVGSLLSVHVIPRPNGDVEGILPKTE, encoded by the coding sequence ATGAGTCAAGAAGCATTAGGAATGATTGAAACAAAAGGTTTAGTAGGTGCCATTGAGGCAGCAGATGCTATGGTTAAAGCTGCAAACGTAACGTTAGTTGGAAGAGAATTAGTTGGTGCTGGTCTTGTTACTGTAATGGTTCGCGGTGATGTAGGTGCCGTTAAGGCTGCAACAGAAGCTGGTGCAGAAGCAGCTCAGCGTGTGGGCTCATTACTATCTGTACATGTCATTCCACGTCCAAACGGAGATGTAGAAGGTATCCTACCAAAGACTGAATAA
- a CDS encoding EutN/CcmL family microcompartment protein, with amino-acid sequence MFVAKVIGNMVCTHKNENLKGLKLLIVQPVDDQLNDKGKPLVAIDTIGQSGEGDLVYLAKSRESSLPLNKDLVPSDAGILGIIDYYNVTK; translated from the coding sequence ATGTTTGTAGCCAAAGTGATTGGAAATATGGTCTGTACACATAAAAATGAAAATTTAAAAGGGTTAAAGCTTCTGATTGTTCAACCAGTAGATGATCAATTGAATGATAAAGGCAAACCACTTGTGGCTATAGATACGATTGGACAATCAGGAGAAGGAGATCTCGTTTACTTAGCAAAAAGCAGAGAATCTTCCTTACCGCTAAACAAAGACTTGGTCCCGTCAGACGCGGGGATATTAGGAATTATTGACTACTATAATGTGACTAAATGA
- a CDS encoding MFS transporter, whose product MEKSSYKRLWGYATIGMLTTVVVLAFARLSYGVILPFMREGLHLTYKEAGYLGTTTSLGYLSTIIFAGILASRWGSKRTILLGISLVTLGLAGLTFTSSFLVTFLFMLLLGIGTSFTYTPFISLLVAWFPQKKGFVIGLTTSGAGIGILFAGITVPYLGSLNSEIGWRIAWGVFAVIGLSVVLLTLLFIKNPPVELASEQNSRKESSKEIYKNPKVINVGLIYGIVGVTYIVQMIFIMSFMIESGINIKFAGQLMALNGILSIFSGPIWGFISDKIGRRTSLILTMGLTLFSMALPIFFTTLLGFTLHIIILSCTSTGLFTLTQASSMDHVRPTEMPLAFSYVTFYFAVGQFIGPTMAGWLIEDFGGFKSAFLFSSLCLVVGLLLTFKVRNSEQHVRLNSTIHSEISERVTQ is encoded by the coding sequence ATGGAAAAAAGCAGCTATAAACGTTTATGGGGTTATGCCACTATTGGTATGTTAACAACTGTTGTTGTTCTAGCATTTGCAAGACTTTCTTATGGAGTGATTCTTCCGTTTATGCGTGAAGGCCTTCATCTAACGTATAAGGAAGCAGGTTACCTCGGAACCACAACTTCCTTAGGGTATTTAAGTACCATTATCTTTGCAGGGATCCTTGCATCAAGATGGGGTAGTAAACGGACTATTTTACTTGGAATTTCTCTGGTTACGCTAGGCTTAGCTGGGCTTACGTTTACTTCTTCATTCCTAGTCACCTTTCTTTTTATGCTGTTATTAGGGATTGGAACCTCCTTTACCTATACCCCTTTTATCTCCTTACTTGTTGCCTGGTTCCCGCAAAAAAAGGGATTTGTCATTGGTTTAACAACGAGCGGGGCAGGTATTGGTATCCTTTTTGCAGGAATCACTGTTCCCTACCTTGGCAGCTTGAATTCCGAGATAGGTTGGAGAATTGCCTGGGGAGTATTCGCAGTTATTGGGTTGAGTGTTGTATTGCTAACTTTATTATTTATAAAAAACCCACCAGTTGAATTGGCTTCTGAACAGAACAGCCGGAAAGAATCGTCAAAAGAAATCTATAAAAATCCGAAAGTGATTAATGTTGGCTTAATTTATGGAATTGTTGGTGTAACTTACATTGTCCAGATGATTTTTATCATGAGCTTTATGATTGAATCAGGCATTAACATAAAGTTTGCCGGGCAATTAATGGCATTGAATGGGATTTTGTCTATTTTTAGCGGCCCAATATGGGGATTTATTTCTGATAAAATCGGACGGAGAACTTCGCTCATTTTAACAATGGGCCTGACCTTATTTTCTATGGCACTGCCTATTTTCTTTACCACTCTCTTAGGCTTTACCCTCCATATCATTATATTAAGCTGCACGTCTACCGGATTATTTACGTTAACACAGGCTTCAAGTATGGACCATGTTCGGCCTACTGAAATGCCATTAGCTTTTAGTTATGTTACGTTTTACTTTGCAGTGGGACAATTTATTGGTCCTACCATGGCTGGCTGGTTGATCGAGGATTTCGGCGGCTTCAAAAGTGCTTTTTTATTTTCTTCTCTGTGTTTAGTTGTTGGGTTATTGCTGACGTTTAAGGTAAGAAATTCTGAACAACATGTTCGATTGAATTCAACGATTCATAGTGAAATAAGTGAACGAGTGACACAGTAA
- a CDS encoding EutN/CcmL family microcompartment protein, with protein MKLAKVVGNVVSTIKTPSHQNKKLMVVIPVDASGKECGDAMIAFDRFHAGVGDYVLILEEGGSARDILEDPKGSFDAVIAGIVDRLH; from the coding sequence ATGAAACTAGCAAAAGTAGTAGGGAATGTCGTTTCAACGATTAAAACACCCAGTCATCAAAATAAAAAGCTCATGGTTGTCATTCCTGTTGACGCATCAGGTAAAGAATGCGGTGATGCAATGATTGCGTTTGACCGCTTTCATGCAGGGGTGGGCGATTATGTGCTGATACTAGAAGAGGGTGGATCGGCAAGAGATATTTTAGAAGACCCAAAAGGTTCTTTTGATGCGGTCATTGCCGGTATTGTTGATCGATTACATTAA
- the rpiB gene encoding ribose 5-phosphate isomerase B, giving the protein MKKVAIGCDHGGYELKEKLKAYLTELGYEYLDYGCKANESVDYPDIAFLVGETVATNEEYVGIMIDGVGVGSGMVLNKIPGVRGAVCWDLSSVINSREHNNANVLSIGGQFIGEGLAKQLVKTWLETDFAGGRHDRRVTKIMEIESRFLGR; this is encoded by the coding sequence ATGAAAAAAGTGGCAATCGGTTGCGACCATGGTGGATACGAACTTAAAGAAAAGTTAAAAGCCTATTTAACGGAATTAGGCTATGAATATTTAGATTATGGATGTAAAGCCAATGAATCAGTAGATTATCCGGACATCGCTTTCCTTGTAGGTGAAACAGTCGCTACAAATGAAGAGTATGTAGGGATTATGATAGATGGAGTCGGCGTTGGTAGCGGAATGGTATTAAATAAAATACCAGGTGTACGCGGTGCGGTTTGCTGGGATTTATCATCGGTAATAAACAGCCGTGAACATAATAATGCAAATGTGCTTTCCATCGGCGGTCAATTTATTGGTGAAGGTCTTGCCAAGCAATTAGTAAAAACATGGTTGGAAACAGATTTTGCTGGCGGACGTCACGACCGTCGAGTAACGAAAATCATGGAAATAGAAAGCCGTTTCTTAGGGCGTTAA
- a CDS encoding sugar-binding transcriptional regulator — protein sequence MADEKISRLVEVAKLYYQLDYSQQDIAKKLGISRPTVSRLLMQAVQEGVVHIKICDPAEDVQELAAQVKELFQLKHCIVAPIPEYEDELIKDKLGEVSAGYLNDIVQSGDTIGITWGTTLFQLVKNLQPKNVKDVTVVQLNGGVSYSESNTYASEIINGLANAFHTTPHFLPVPAVVDHIVVKQAIIADRHVNKILELGKQANIAIFTVGEPGENSTLMHAGYFLDNDVEILRSNNTVGDICSRFIDIEGRISHEALNDRTIGIELSHLAEKEFGILIAGGNSKIDGIFGALKGKHANVLITDQYTAKALLEMGGD from the coding sequence ATGGCGGATGAAAAAATTTCGCGCCTCGTTGAAGTAGCTAAATTGTATTACCAATTAGACTATAGTCAACAGGACATCGCGAAAAAGTTAGGTATTTCCCGCCCCACCGTCTCAAGGCTTTTGATGCAAGCCGTCCAGGAAGGCGTTGTTCATATTAAAATATGTGATCCGGCTGAGGATGTTCAGGAACTCGCAGCACAGGTTAAGGAGCTTTTTCAATTAAAACATTGTATTGTTGCTCCAATCCCTGAGTACGAAGATGAACTGATAAAAGATAAGCTAGGAGAAGTTTCCGCGGGTTACTTAAATGACATTGTCCAAAGCGGCGATACCATTGGAATTACTTGGGGAACAACCCTTTTTCAACTAGTGAAAAATTTGCAGCCTAAGAACGTAAAGGATGTCACTGTTGTCCAGCTTAATGGTGGGGTGAGTTACTCAGAGTCAAACACTTATGCTTCAGAAATTATCAATGGATTAGCCAATGCATTTCATACGACACCTCATTTTTTACCTGTTCCTGCTGTTGTTGACCACATTGTTGTCAAGCAAGCAATCATTGCGGACAGGCATGTCAACAAAATATTAGAACTAGGGAAACAGGCAAATATTGCTATTTTTACAGTGGGTGAGCCGGGGGAAAACTCTACTTTGATGCATGCAGGCTATTTTTTAGACAATGATGTAGAAATTCTCAGATCGAATAATACGGTTGGGGATATATGCTCTAGATTTATTGATATTGAAGGGCGAATAAGCCATGAAGCTTTAAATGATCGAACAATCGGTATTGAACTCTCCCATTTAGCGGAAAAAGAGTTTGGCATTCTTATTGCAGGAGGAAATTCAAAAATTGATGGGATCTTTGGTGCCTTAAAGGGCAAGCATGCAAATGTTCTCATAACCGACCAATATACTGCCAAGGCTTTACTCGAAATGGGAGGTGATTAG
- a CDS encoding BMC domain-containing protein, translating to MSNALGMIETKGLVGAIEAADAMTKAANVTLLGKVNVGGGLVCVMVRGDVGAVKAATEAGADAAGRVGEFLSVHVIPRPHSDIEKILPVAK from the coding sequence ATGAGTAACGCATTAGGAATGATCGAAACTAAGGGTTTAGTAGGAGCTATTGAAGCAGCAGACGCAATGACAAAAGCAGCAAACGTGACATTACTTGGAAAAGTAAATGTGGGCGGAGGTTTAGTATGTGTAATGGTTCGTGGTGATGTTGGTGCAGTAAAAGCAGCAACTGAAGCAGGTGCGGATGCAGCTGGACGTGTTGGAGAATTCTTATCAGTTCATGTAATCCCAAGACCACACTCAGATATCGAGAAAATTCTTCCTGTAGCAAAATAA
- a CDS encoding aldehyde dehydrogenase EutE, translating to MQINETDIKKMVEQVLQQLGQNQTTDATASQQNDISLGDGVFATVDEAADAARVAWEKLRKLPLSTRRQMIENMRETSRKHVNELAQLAVEETKLGRVGDKVAKILLATNKTPGVEDLVSTTYSGDDGLTLVEYAPIGVFGSITPSTNPAATVINNSISLIAAGNTVVYNPHPSAKQVSIRTLKLLNQAIVAAGGPENTLTSVAAPNLETSAQVMNHPKVNALVVTGGGPVVKAAMSVGKKVIAAGPGNPPVVVDETAIISKAAADIVKGASFDNNVLCTAEKEVFVVDKVANALKAEMVKNGAIELKGFQFEKLLETVLVKKNDKFYPNRDYIGKDASVILQAAGIQAGPNVKLIIAETSKDHPLVMTEMLMPVLPIVRVPDVDKAIELAVIAEKGNRHTAIMHSQNITNLTKMAQEIQATIFVKNGPSVAGLGFESEGFTTLTIAGPTGEGLTSAKTFTRQRRCVLVDGFRII from the coding sequence TTGCAGATAAATGAAACCGATATCAAAAAAATGGTTGAACAAGTGCTTCAGCAATTAGGTCAAAATCAAACAACTGATGCAACTGCTTCCCAACAAAATGATATTAGCTTAGGCGATGGAGTGTTTGCTACTGTTGACGAAGCTGCAGATGCAGCAAGAGTTGCATGGGAAAAGCTTCGTAAACTTCCATTGTCAACAAGAAGACAAATGATTGAAAACATGAGAGAAACAAGCCGCAAGCATGTTAATGAATTGGCACAGCTTGCAGTAGAAGAAACAAAACTTGGTAGAGTCGGAGATAAAGTTGCCAAAATTCTTTTAGCAACAAATAAGACACCTGGTGTGGAAGATTTAGTTAGCACCACTTATTCTGGTGATGATGGTTTAACACTTGTTGAATATGCACCAATTGGAGTATTTGGTTCCATTACACCTTCTACGAACCCGGCAGCAACCGTCATTAACAATTCGATCTCATTGATTGCAGCAGGTAATACGGTTGTTTACAATCCACATCCAAGTGCAAAACAAGTTTCAATTAGAACACTTAAACTTTTAAACCAAGCGATTGTAGCAGCGGGTGGTCCTGAAAATACTCTAACATCTGTGGCAGCACCTAATTTAGAGACGTCAGCACAGGTTATGAACCATCCAAAGGTTAATGCACTTGTGGTTACAGGGGGAGGACCTGTTGTAAAGGCAGCGATGTCTGTTGGTAAAAAAGTAATTGCAGCAGGACCAGGTAATCCTCCTGTTGTTGTAGATGAAACAGCGATTATTTCAAAAGCAGCAGCAGATATTGTTAAGGGTGCAAGCTTTGATAACAATGTTCTATGTACTGCTGAAAAAGAAGTATTTGTTGTTGACAAGGTGGCTAATGCACTAAAGGCAGAAATGGTAAAGAATGGGGCTATTGAACTTAAAGGCTTCCAATTCGAAAAACTACTTGAAACAGTCCTTGTGAAGAAAAACGATAAGTTTTATCCAAACAGAGACTACATTGGAAAAGATGCCTCTGTTATTTTACAAGCTGCAGGCATTCAAGCAGGTCCAAACGTGAAGCTCATTATTGCTGAAACGTCAAAGGATCACCCATTAGTGATGACAGAAATGTTAATGCCAGTTTTACCGATTGTCAGAGTTCCTGATGTCGATAAAGCGATTGAGTTAGCCGTTATTGCTGAAAAGGGTAACCGTCATACAGCGATTATGCACTCACAAAATATAACCAACTTAACAAAAATGGCACAAGAAATTCAAGCGACGATTTTTGTTAAAAATGGTCCATCTGTTGCTGGACTTGGCTTTGAAAGTGAAGGATTCACCACACTAACCATTGCAGGCCCAACAGGTGAAGGATTAACCAGTGCTAAAACATTTACGCGCCAGCGCCGCTGTGTTTTAGTTGATGGATTTAGAATCATATAG